One segment of Chlorocebus sabaeus isolate Y175 chromosome 24, mChlSab1.0.hap1, whole genome shotgun sequence DNA contains the following:
- the CEP170B gene encoding centrosomal protein of 170 kDa protein B isoform X5 has protein sequence MRIPDQKYVTLKLNDVIRFGYDSNMYVLERVQHRVPEEALKHEKYTSQLQVSVKGLAPKRSEALPEHTPYCEASNPRPEKGDRRPGTEAASYRTPLYGQPSWWGEDDGSTLPDAQRQGEPYPERPKGPVQQDGELHGFRAPAEPQGCSFRREPSYFEIPTKETPQPSQPPDVLAHEMPTKDAEAGGVGAAPVVQSHASFTIEFDDCSPGKMKIKDHITKFSLRQRRPPGKEATPGEMVSAETKVADWLVQNDPSLLHRVGPGDDRHSTKSDLPVHTRTLKGHKHEDGTQSDSEDPLSKAASATGVPLEASGEQVRLQRQIKRDPQELLHNQQAFVIEFFDEDTPRKKRSQSFTHTPSGDPKADKRRGPTPADRDRPSVPAPVQAGGRSSGPQRAGSLKREKTEERLGSPSPASRTPARPFGSVGRRSRLAQDFMAQCLRENSPAARPSPEKVPPVLPAPLTPRGTSPVGPPTPPPAPTDPQLTKARKQEEDDSLSDAGTYTIETEAQDTEVEEARKMIDQVFGVLESPELSRASSATFRPVIRGDRDESGDGGVAQRMALLQEFASRPLGAAPQAEHQGLPVPGSPGGQKWVSRWASLADSYSDPGLTEDGLERRGGEPEGSLPVRTRRRLPQLPSERADSPAGPESSRRSGPGPLELGSEQPGHLFGQEELDPDSLSDASGSDGGRGPEPGVEPRDSRRRSPQEGPTWSRGRCSPRAPGESTPTSFFIGDQNGDAVLPRKPLMAPGDGEGLGQAAQPSPPARDGIYVSANGRMVIQLRPGRSPEPDGPAPPFLRQESFTKEPASGPPAPGKPPNISSHPLLQDLAATRAARMDFHSQDTHLILKETETALAALEARLLSNSVDAECDGGSTPRPPEDAMSGDSDVDTASTVSLRSGKSGPSPTTPQPLRAQKEMSPSPPAAQDPAGTAVSSAREQPSDRQRHPLGPTDMGRGEPVRRSAIRRGHRPRGSLDWPSEERSPVLAHPPSSEVMASNHETPEATGAGRLGSRRKPAAPPPSPAAREEQSRSSASSQKGPQALTRSNSLSTPRPTRASRLRRARLGDASDTEAADGERGSLGNPEPVGRPAAEQAKKLSRLDILAMPRKRAGSFTGTSDPEAAPARTSFSGRSVELCCASRKPTMAEARAVARKAATTATSTGPRQPFSRARSGSARYTSNTRRRQQGSDYTSTSEEEYGSRHGSPKHTRSHTSTATQTPRAGSSSRARSRVPGPRDTDDDEEEPDPYGFIVQTAEIAEIARLSQTLVKDVAILAREIHDVAGDGDTLGSSGPAHSASLSTMPSTPASTISAREEVSPRLSEAPVPEPPSRKLVQRIPEASLNFQKVPPGSLNSRDFDQNMNDSCEDALANKTRPRNREEVIFDNLMLNPVSQLSQAIRENTEHLAEKMKILFQNTGRAWEDLEARINAENEVPILKTSNKEISSILKELRRVQKQLEVINAIVDPSGSLDLLTGNRSLASSAQPGLGKGRVAAQSPPSPASAEALLPALPLRSFPQRVSCGPPSLPDPTFLPDAERFLI, from the exons CACGAGAAGTACACCAGCCAGCTGCAGGTAAGTGTGAAGGGCTTGGCACCCAAGAGGAGCGAGGCGCTGCCAGAACACACACCGTACTGCGAGGCCTCGAACCCCAGGCCGGAGAAGGGGGACCGGAGACCAGGAACAG AGGCAGCCTCTTACCGCACGCCCCTGTACGGGCAACCCTCCTGGTGGGGTGAGGACGATGGTAGCACGCTGCCTGACGCCCAGCGCCAGGGAGAGCCCTACCCAG AGCGTCCCAAGGGGCCGGTGCAGCAGGACGGGGAGCTCCACGGCTTCCGCGCCCCCGCTGAGCCTCAGGGCTGCTCGTTCCGGCGGGAGCCCAGCTACTTCGAGATTCCCACGAAGGAGACCCCGCAGCCGTCGCAGCCCCCCGACGTGTTGGCACACGAGATGCCCACGAAGGATGCAGAGGCAGGTGGGGTCGGAGCGGCCCCTGTGGTGCAGAGCCACGCGTCCTTCACCATTGAGTTtgatgactgcagccctggcaAGATGAAGATCAAGGACCATATCACCAAGTTTTCCCTGCGCCAGCGGCGGCCCCCGGGCAAGGAGGCCACGCCTGGCGAGATGGTGTCAGCTGAGACCAAGGTGGCCGACTGGCTGGTGCAGAATGACCCGAGCCTGCTGCACCGGGTTGGCCCTGGGGACGACCGCCACAGCACCAAGAGCGACCTGCCTGTCCACACCCGTACCCTGAAGG GCCACAAGCACGAGGATGGCACGCAGAGTGACTCAGAGGACCCCCTGTCCAAGGCGGCCTCAGCCACCGGGGTGCCCTTGGAGGCCAGCGGGGAGCAGGTGCGGCTGCAGAGGCAGATCAAGCGGGACCCCCAGGAGCTACTACATAACCAGCAGGCCTTTGTCATCGAGTTCTTCGACGAGGACACGCCCCGAAAGAAGCGCTCCCAATCCTTCACGCACACCCCGTCTGGGGACCCCAAGGCTGACAAGCGCCGTGGCCCGACGCCGGCCGATAGAGACCGCCCTAGTGTCCCAGCCCCAGTCCAGGCGGGGGGCCGCAGCTCGGGGCCACAGAGGGCCGGCTCACTCAAGCGGGAGAAGACAGAGGAACGGCTGGGCAGCCCCTCGCCTGCCTCCCGAACCCCTGCCCGCCCCTTCGGAAGCGTGGGGCGCCGTTCCCGCCTGGCCCAGGACTTCATGGCCCAGTGTCTGCGGGAGAACTCCCCAGCCGCCAGGCCCAGCCCCGAGAAGGTTCCTCCCGTGCTGCCCGCTCCCCTGACACCCCGTGGGACCAGCCCTGTGGGCCCCCCGACCCCACCGCCCGCCCCCACCGACCCCCAACTGACCAAGGCACGGAAACAGGAGGAGGACGACAGCCTCAGTGACGCAGGGACATACACCATCGAGACCGAGGCACAGGACACGGAGGTGGAGGAGGCCCGAAAGATGATCGACCAG GTCTTTGGGGTGTTGGAGTCCCCTGAACTCTCCAGGGCATCTTCGGCCACCTTTCGCCCAGTCATCAGAGGGGACAGAGATGAGTCTGGTGATGGGGGCGTGGCCCAGCGGATGGCGCTCCTGCAGGAGTTTGCCTCCCGGCCACTGGGTGCGGCTCCCCAGGCGGAGCACCAG GGCCTCCCGGTGCCGGGCTCCCCTGGGGGTCAGAAGTGGGTGTCCCGCTgggccagcctggctgacagctaCTCAGACCCGGGCCTCACAG AGGATGGCCTGGAACGTAGAGGCGGGGAGCCGGAGGGTTCCCTGCCTGTGCGCACGCGGCGACGGCTCCCTCAGCTGCCCAGTGAGAGGGCTGACAGCCCTGCGGGCCCGGAGAGCAGCAGGAGGAGTGGGCCTGGGCCACTGGAGCTGGGCAGTGAGCAGCCCGGCCACCTCTTCGGTCAGGAGGAGTTGGACCCTGACAGCCTCAGCGATGCCAGTGGGTCGGACGGGGGCCGAGGCCCTGAGCCAGGGGTGGAGCCACGGGACAGCAGACGCAGGAGCCCCCAGGAGGGGCCCACATGGAGCAGGGGTCGGTGCTCACCAAGGGCCCCCGGGGAGTCAACTCCCACCTCTTTCTTCATTGGGGACCAGAATGGGGATGCTGTGTTACCTAGGAAACCACTTATGGCTCCAGGGGATGGGGAGGGCTTGGGGCaggcagcccagcccagccccccaGCACGGGATGGCATCTATGTCAGTGCCAATGGGAGAATGGTCATCCAGCTACGGCCTGGACGATCCCCAGAACCCGATGGCCCTGCCCCACCCTTCCTCCGGCAAGAGAGCTTCACTAAGGAGCCAGCCAGTGGTCCCCCAGCGCCCGGCAAGCCCCCCAACATCTCCAGCCACCCACTTCTACAGGACCTGGCTGCTACCAGGGCCGCACGCATGGACTTCCACTCCCAGGACACCCACCTGATCTTGAAGGAGACAGAGACGGCCCTGGCAGCCCTGGAGGCCCGACTCCTCTCCAATTCTGTGGACGCCGAGTGTGATGGGGGCAGCACTCCAAGGCCGCCGGAGGACGCCATGTCTGGGGACTCGGACGTGGACACTGCCAGCACGGTCAGCCTGCGCAGTGGCAAGAGCGGACCCAGCCCCACAACCCCACAGCCCCTGCGGGCACAGAAGGAGATGTCGCCATCCCCGCCAGCTGCACAGGACCCAGCAGGCACCGCCGTGAGCAGTGCCCGTGAGCAGCCCTCAGACAGACAGCGTCACCCACTTGGCCCGACGGACATGGGCCGTGGAGAGCCAGTACGGCGCTCAGCCATAAGGCGTGGCCACAGGCCCCGAGGGTCCCTGGACTGGCCCAGTGAGGAGCGTAGCCCTGTCCTCGCCCACCCACCCAGCTCAGAGGTGATGGCCTCCAACCATGAAACCCCTGAGGCCACCGGGGCAGGACGGCTTGGGTCTCGCCGGAAACCAGCAGCCCCACCGCCATCCCCCGCTGCCCGGGAGGAGCAGAGCCGCAGCTCAGCCAGCTCCCAGAAGGGGCCGCAGGCCTTGACCCGCTCCAACAGCCTGTCTACCCCTCGCCCCACACGGGCCTCCCGGCTGAGGCGGGCCCGGCTGGGGGACGCTTCAGACACTGAGGCCGCGGATGGTGAGCGGGGATCCCTGGGCAACCCTGAGCCTGTGGGCCGGCCAGCTGCTGAGCAGGCCAAGAAGCTGTCGCGCTTGGACATCCTGGCCATGCCCCGGAAGCGGGCCGGCTCCTTCACAGGGACTAGTGACCCCGAGGCAGCCCCTGCCCGCACCAGCTTCTCTGGCCGCAGTGTGGAGTTGTGCTGTGCCAGCCGCAAGCCCACCATGGCCGAAGCACGGGCTGTCGCCAGGAAGGCTGCCACCACAGCCACCAGCACGGGTCCCCGCCAGCCCTTCAGCAGAGCCCGCTCGGGCAGCGCTCGATACACCTCCA ACACGCGGCGCCGGCAGCAGGGCTCGGATTACACGTCCACCTCTGAGGAGGAGTACGGCTCCCGCCACGGCTCCCCCAAACACACACGCTCCCACACCTCAACAGCCACTCAGACCCCGAGGGCTGGCAGCTCCAGTCGGGCTCGTTCCCGGGTCCCCGGTCCCCGGGACACGGACGATGATGAGGAGGAACCTGACCCTTATGGTTTCATCGTGCAGACGGCAGAGATTGCGGAGATCGCCAG GCTGAGCCAGACGCTGGTGAAGGACGTGGCCATCTTAGCCCGGGAGATCCATGATGTGGCTGGGGACGGTGACACACTGGGCTCCTCGGGGCCTGCCCACAGCGCCTCCCtcagcaccatgcccagcacccCCGCCTCGACCATCTCTGCCCGGGAGGAGGTGAGCCCCAGGCTTTCTGAGGCCCCTGTGCCAGAGCCACCCTCGAGGAAG CTGGTGCAGCGCATCCCTGAGGCCAGCCTCAACTTCCAGAAGGTGCCTCCTGGCTCACTGAATTCTCGGGACTTTGACCAGAACATGAACGACAGCTGTGAGGACGCCCTGGCCAACAAGACACGGCCTCGGAACCGAGAGGAG GTGATCTTTGATAACCTGATGCTGAACCCGGTGTCCCAGCTGTCGCAGGCCATCCGTGAGAACACGGAGCACCTTGCCGAGAAGATGAA GATCCTCTTTCAGAACACAGGGAGAGCCTGGGAGGACTTGGAAGCCAGGATCAACGCTGAGAACGAGGTGCCCATCCTGAAGACGTCTAACAAG GAAATCAGCTCCATCCTGAAGGAACTGAGGCGGGTGCAGAAGCAGCTGGAAG ttATCAATGCCATCGTGGACCCCAGTGGGAGCCTGGACCTGCTCACAGGAAACAGGAGCTTGGCCAGCTCTGCACAGCCGGGGCTGGGGAAGGGCCGCGTGGCTGCCCAGAGCCCACCCTCGCCCGCCTCAGCTGAGGCCCTGCTGCCAGCCCTGCCGCTGAGGAGTTTCCCACAGCGGGTCAGCTGTGGGCCTCCCAGCCTCCCGGACCCCACCTTCCTCCCTGATGCCGAGAGGTTCCTGATCTAG
- the CEP170B gene encoding centrosomal protein of 170 kDa protein B isoform X2 has protein sequence MRIPDQKYVTLKLNDVIRFGYDSNMYVLERVQHRVPEEALKHEKYTSQLQVSVKGLAPKRSEALPEHTPYCEASNPRPEKGDRRPGTEAASYRTPLYGQPSWWGEDDGSTLPDAQRQGEPYPERPKGPVQQDGELHGFRAPAEPQGCSFRREPSYFEIPTKETPQPSQPPDVLAHEMPTKDAEAGGVGAAPVVQSHASFTIEFDDCSPGKMKIKDHITKFSLRQRRPPGKEATPGEMVSAETKVADWLVQNDPSLLHRVGPGDDRHSTKSDLPVHTRTLKGHKHEDGTQSDSEDPLSKAASATGVPLEASGEQVRLQRQIKRDPQELLHNQQAFVIEFFDEDTPRKKRSQSFTHTPSGDPKADKRRGPTPADRDRPSVPAPVQAGGRSSGPQRAGSLKREKTEERLGSPSPASRTPARPFGSVGRRSRLAQDFMAQCLRENSPAARPSPEKVPPVLPAPLTPRGTSPVGPPTPPPAPTDPQLTKARKQEEDDSLSDAGTYTIETEAQDTEVEEARKMIDQVFGVLESPELSRASSATFRPVIRGDRDESGDGGVAQRMALLQEFASRPLGAAPQAEHQGLPVPGSPGGQKWVSRWASLADSYSDPGLTEDGLERRGGEPEGSLPVRTRRRLPQLPSERADSPAGPESSRRSGPGPLELGSEQPGHLFGQEELDPDSLSDASGSDGGRGPEPGVEPRDSRRRSPQEGPTWSRGRCSPRAPGESTPTSFFIGDQNGDAVLPRKPLMAPGDGEGLGQAAQPSPPARDGIYVSANGRMVIQLRPGRSPEPDGPAPPFLRQESFTKEPASGPPAPGKPPNISSHPLLQDLAATRAARMDFHSQDTHLILKETETALAALEARLLSNSVDAECDGGSTPRPPEDAMSGDSDVDTASTVSLRSGKSGPSPTTPQPLRAQKEMSPSPPAAQDPAGTAVSSAREQPSDRQRHPLGPTDMGRGEPVRRSAIRRGHRPRGSLDWPSEERSPVLAHPPSSEVMASNHETPEATGAGRLGSRRKPAAPPPSPAAREEQSRSSASSQKGPQALTRSNSLSTPRPTRASRLRRARLGDASDTEAADGERGSLGNPEPVGRPAAEQAKKLSRLDILAMPRKRAGSFTGTSDPEAAPARTSFSGRSVELCCASRKPTMAEARAVARKAATTATSTGPRQPFSRARSGSARYTSTTQTPRAGSSSRARSRVPGPRDTDDDEEEPDPYGFIVQTAEIAEIARLSQTLVKDVAILAREIHDVAGDGDTLGSSGPAHSASLSTMPSTPASTISAREEVSPRLSEAPVPEPPSRKLVQRIPEASLNFQKVPPGSLNSRDFDQNMNDSCEDALANKTRPRNREEVIFDNLMLNPVSQLSQAIRENTEHLAEKMKILFQNTGRAWEDLEARINAENEVPILKTSNKEISSILKELRRVQKQLEVINAIVDPSGSLDLLTGNRSLASSAQPGLGKGRVAAQSPPSPASAEALLPALPLRSFPQRVSCGPPSLPDPTFLPDAERFLI, from the exons CACGAGAAGTACACCAGCCAGCTGCAGGTAAGTGTGAAGGGCTTGGCACCCAAGAGGAGCGAGGCGCTGCCAGAACACACACCGTACTGCGAGGCCTCGAACCCCAGGCCGGAGAAGGGGGACCGGAGACCAGGAACAG AGGCAGCCTCTTACCGCACGCCCCTGTACGGGCAACCCTCCTGGTGGGGTGAGGACGATGGTAGCACGCTGCCTGACGCCCAGCGCCAGGGAGAGCCCTACCCAG AGCGTCCCAAGGGGCCGGTGCAGCAGGACGGGGAGCTCCACGGCTTCCGCGCCCCCGCTGAGCCTCAGGGCTGCTCGTTCCGGCGGGAGCCCAGCTACTTCGAGATTCCCACGAAGGAGACCCCGCAGCCGTCGCAGCCCCCCGACGTGTTGGCACACGAGATGCCCACGAAGGATGCAGAGGCAGGTGGGGTCGGAGCGGCCCCTGTGGTGCAGAGCCACGCGTCCTTCACCATTGAGTTtgatgactgcagccctggcaAGATGAAGATCAAGGACCATATCACCAAGTTTTCCCTGCGCCAGCGGCGGCCCCCGGGCAAGGAGGCCACGCCTGGCGAGATGGTGTCAGCTGAGACCAAGGTGGCCGACTGGCTGGTGCAGAATGACCCGAGCCTGCTGCACCGGGTTGGCCCTGGGGACGACCGCCACAGCACCAAGAGCGACCTGCCTGTCCACACCCGTACCCTGAAGG GCCACAAGCACGAGGATGGCACGCAGAGTGACTCAGAGGACCCCCTGTCCAAGGCGGCCTCAGCCACCGGGGTGCCCTTGGAGGCCAGCGGGGAGCAGGTGCGGCTGCAGAGGCAGATCAAGCGGGACCCCCAGGAGCTACTACATAACCAGCAGGCCTTTGTCATCGAGTTCTTCGACGAGGACACGCCCCGAAAGAAGCGCTCCCAATCCTTCACGCACACCCCGTCTGGGGACCCCAAGGCTGACAAGCGCCGTGGCCCGACGCCGGCCGATAGAGACCGCCCTAGTGTCCCAGCCCCAGTCCAGGCGGGGGGCCGCAGCTCGGGGCCACAGAGGGCCGGCTCACTCAAGCGGGAGAAGACAGAGGAACGGCTGGGCAGCCCCTCGCCTGCCTCCCGAACCCCTGCCCGCCCCTTCGGAAGCGTGGGGCGCCGTTCCCGCCTGGCCCAGGACTTCATGGCCCAGTGTCTGCGGGAGAACTCCCCAGCCGCCAGGCCCAGCCCCGAGAAGGTTCCTCCCGTGCTGCCCGCTCCCCTGACACCCCGTGGGACCAGCCCTGTGGGCCCCCCGACCCCACCGCCCGCCCCCACCGACCCCCAACTGACCAAGGCACGGAAACAGGAGGAGGACGACAGCCTCAGTGACGCAGGGACATACACCATCGAGACCGAGGCACAGGACACGGAGGTGGAGGAGGCCCGAAAGATGATCGACCAG GTCTTTGGGGTGTTGGAGTCCCCTGAACTCTCCAGGGCATCTTCGGCCACCTTTCGCCCAGTCATCAGAGGGGACAGAGATGAGTCTGGTGATGGGGGCGTGGCCCAGCGGATGGCGCTCCTGCAGGAGTTTGCCTCCCGGCCACTGGGTGCGGCTCCCCAGGCGGAGCACCAG GGCCTCCCGGTGCCGGGCTCCCCTGGGGGTCAGAAGTGGGTGTCCCGCTgggccagcctggctgacagctaCTCAGACCCGGGCCTCACAG AGGATGGCCTGGAACGTAGAGGCGGGGAGCCGGAGGGTTCCCTGCCTGTGCGCACGCGGCGACGGCTCCCTCAGCTGCCCAGTGAGAGGGCTGACAGCCCTGCGGGCCCGGAGAGCAGCAGGAGGAGTGGGCCTGGGCCACTGGAGCTGGGCAGTGAGCAGCCCGGCCACCTCTTCGGTCAGGAGGAGTTGGACCCTGACAGCCTCAGCGATGCCAGTGGGTCGGACGGGGGCCGAGGCCCTGAGCCAGGGGTGGAGCCACGGGACAGCAGACGCAGGAGCCCCCAGGAGGGGCCCACATGGAGCAGGGGTCGGTGCTCACCAAGGGCCCCCGGGGAGTCAACTCCCACCTCTTTCTTCATTGGGGACCAGAATGGGGATGCTGTGTTACCTAGGAAACCACTTATGGCTCCAGGGGATGGGGAGGGCTTGGGGCaggcagcccagcccagccccccaGCACGGGATGGCATCTATGTCAGTGCCAATGGGAGAATGGTCATCCAGCTACGGCCTGGACGATCCCCAGAACCCGATGGCCCTGCCCCACCCTTCCTCCGGCAAGAGAGCTTCACTAAGGAGCCAGCCAGTGGTCCCCCAGCGCCCGGCAAGCCCCCCAACATCTCCAGCCACCCACTTCTACAGGACCTGGCTGCTACCAGGGCCGCACGCATGGACTTCCACTCCCAGGACACCCACCTGATCTTGAAGGAGACAGAGACGGCCCTGGCAGCCCTGGAGGCCCGACTCCTCTCCAATTCTGTGGACGCCGAGTGTGATGGGGGCAGCACTCCAAGGCCGCCGGAGGACGCCATGTCTGGGGACTCGGACGTGGACACTGCCAGCACGGTCAGCCTGCGCAGTGGCAAGAGCGGACCCAGCCCCACAACCCCACAGCCCCTGCGGGCACAGAAGGAGATGTCGCCATCCCCGCCAGCTGCACAGGACCCAGCAGGCACCGCCGTGAGCAGTGCCCGTGAGCAGCCCTCAGACAGACAGCGTCACCCACTTGGCCCGACGGACATGGGCCGTGGAGAGCCAGTACGGCGCTCAGCCATAAGGCGTGGCCACAGGCCCCGAGGGTCCCTGGACTGGCCCAGTGAGGAGCGTAGCCCTGTCCTCGCCCACCCACCCAGCTCAGAGGTGATGGCCTCCAACCATGAAACCCCTGAGGCCACCGGGGCAGGACGGCTTGGGTCTCGCCGGAAACCAGCAGCCCCACCGCCATCCCCCGCTGCCCGGGAGGAGCAGAGCCGCAGCTCAGCCAGCTCCCAGAAGGGGCCGCAGGCCTTGACCCGCTCCAACAGCCTGTCTACCCCTCGCCCCACACGGGCCTCCCGGCTGAGGCGGGCCCGGCTGGGGGACGCTTCAGACACTGAGGCCGCGGATGGTGAGCGGGGATCCCTGGGCAACCCTGAGCCTGTGGGCCGGCCAGCTGCTGAGCAGGCCAAGAAGCTGTCGCGCTTGGACATCCTGGCCATGCCCCGGAAGCGGGCCGGCTCCTTCACAGGGACTAGTGACCCCGAGGCAGCCCCTGCCCGCACCAGCTTCTCTGGCCGCAGTGTGGAGTTGTGCTGTGCCAGCCGCAAGCCCACCATGGCCGAAGCACGGGCTGTCGCCAGGAAGGCTGCCACCACAGCCACCAGCACGGGTCCCCGCCAGCCCTTCAGCAGAGCCCGCTCGGGCAGCGCTCGATACACCTCCA CCACTCAGACCCCGAGGGCTGGCAGCTCCAGTCGGGCTCGTTCCCGGGTCCCCGGTCCCCGGGACACGGACGATGATGAGGAGGAACCTGACCCTTATGGTTTCATCGTGCAGACGGCAGAGATTGCGGAGATCGCCAG GCTGAGCCAGACGCTGGTGAAGGACGTGGCCATCTTAGCCCGGGAGATCCATGATGTGGCTGGGGACGGTGACACACTGGGCTCCTCGGGGCCTGCCCACAGCGCCTCCCtcagcaccatgcccagcacccCCGCCTCGACCATCTCTGCCCGGGAGGAGGTGAGCCCCAGGCTTTCTGAGGCCCCTGTGCCAGAGCCACCCTCGAGGAAG CTGGTGCAGCGCATCCCTGAGGCCAGCCTCAACTTCCAGAAGGTGCCTCCTGGCTCACTGAATTCTCGGGACTTTGACCAGAACATGAACGACAGCTGTGAGGACGCCCTGGCCAACAAGACACGGCCTCGGAACCGAGAGGAG GTGATCTTTGATAACCTGATGCTGAACCCGGTGTCCCAGCTGTCGCAGGCCATCCGTGAGAACACGGAGCACCTTGCCGAGAAGATGAA GATCCTCTTTCAGAACACAGGGAGAGCCTGGGAGGACTTGGAAGCCAGGATCAACGCTGAGAACGAGGTGCCCATCCTGAAGACGTCTAACAAG GAAATCAGCTCCATCCTGAAGGAACTGAGGCGGGTGCAGAAGCAGCTGGAAG ttATCAATGCCATCGTGGACCCCAGTGGGAGCCTGGACCTGCTCACAGGAAACAGGAGCTTGGCCAGCTCTGCACAGCCGGGGCTGGGGAAGGGCCGCGTGGCTGCCCAGAGCCCACCCTCGCCCGCCTCAGCTGAGGCCCTGCTGCCAGCCCTGCCGCTGAGGAGTTTCCCACAGCGGGTCAGCTGTGGGCCTCCCAGCCTCCCGGACCCCACCTTCCTCCCTGATGCCGAGAGGTTCCTGATCTAG